The Mya arenaria isolate MELC-2E11 chromosome 15, ASM2691426v1 genomic sequence gggggtataccggggatagccggggaaatgggctgtttttttacctttcaggtggccccgcagtgccgggtgaatgcggtggttttgtctttgcgccaaaaatGGCTGGGAATGGGCCTTAATTAGAGTCCCTGGGATGCACTGGGCATATGgctgggattttaccagcagtttgtccccgcaagACGGGATCTTATccaggcttggctggaccgtaagtcaaagttcccgctattccccggaccgggggggagggggggcgtggttacaattgactgttgcataagGACtactttaagtctttatttCTCATTTAATACAACTTCCAGGAAGAAGCACCTAAGCCTATAAAGAAGCTACGACTGACCCAGAGGGCGGCAGAACCAGAGATACAACTTAACCTCCATGGCTTGTCCTCTAATGATGTTTTCCAGGTACTGAAACAGTTAAATTACCTTAATGTTAGAAACAGGTCAGTAGGTTGGCATTTCAGTGGCTTGAACCCCAACTAGGTGTTTTGTCAATAATAAGTACTGGTAATCACCtgggaataaaaaaaaaacacatagcTGATATTTCAATGGAGGAGATGCATAAGGATTGGGTAAAAAgctattttaataattaagcaATTAATTGGGTGCGGGATCGAATATCAGGACTAAATCTGCTTAAAATCTAAAATCCTACAGAGATGAAGAACATTGTATGTGGATAGCTGTAGGTGAGGGAGAAGAGGAGAGGGATAATATAGAATATGAGAATTTGAGAAAAGAGACAATGATGGATAAGTTTTGGATTCTTTTGTTTAGGCCCTGATCAAGTTTGAGCACAGCTTGCCCGTGAACAGTGCCTACCTGACCCAGATTGTGCGCACCTTGCTGGACCATTATGGAAGAGAGAAGGAGCCCTTTGTAAGGTCTAAGGTTGCAACCTTGCTGGCCAAACTGTCTATAGTTCCTGGTATCTCTGCCGAAAGCCTGGCAGAAGAGCTTATTTCCTTGCTGACCACAGAAGGTTTAAACTTTTCTATAGCCTAGTTATTTCTCAAGTTGTTCATGACAATTCATAATGGTTAATAATCctgacatttattaaaaaatgcagttatataatattaagtagtttttagttttcttaatttacaatttttgtttttaagtctTTGCCTTGTGGCCATATTAATGGTTTTCATTATGGTCTTTGCGCCATTACTCTTAGcctaccgtaattcacctaagagttctgACACTCATGTGTATAATGTCAGGTTTTTActgaagtttcattttaatattaaattaaatttaaaatattaaaatatgcaagACTTTAACTACAGAACAATGTGTATTGCAGACTCCCAGAAGGCTCAAAGTCATCTGATCTCAGCATTGTGTGTGATTGGTCAGTCGGCCGCACTTAACAGACATTTGCACAGACAGCTAGTGGAACAGGCTCAAAAGGTTTGTATTTGTAGAGTTGACTGTGGGTGTTCTCTTCGAATTaacaaaaatggaaataaatcaggcatttttatgtaaaatagtGTTtcttaaatctgcactctcacagatataccatttttacattttttttattttttgtcttggaaagatcatctttttgtgtaaatgtctgcaaaccaatgatatatatatatatatgattgctgacaaaaaaacagatcgtagattttcatatttctgttcgaaaattaatgttttatggcttaaacctttactaacggtttaagaaaaatgcataaaacatcatttttttaacttaaatataaaaatctgcgacctaattttttgtcagcagtcttatataactggtttccatggattttcccaaaaattggctcgttccaagacaaaaaataaaaaagttgtctaaaagttcaatctgttagagtgcagctttaatgtcttGCAAATTTATCAGTTTAATCATAATGAACAGCTTTGAATGATTGATATTACATGAAACatccttttttcatttattcaatggTCAAAATAAGCAGAAGCCTGCAAGCTCTGCTAGGATAATGTTGGGCGGGGTTGTTCATAATCTGAATTTCATATGACCAGGGTTATTGCAATTTTGACAGTAGTGTATTATATTCAACAGCCTAATTTTGATGCcttctgttttgttttgctattGTCTTAGCTATTATTGAGCAAGCTATTATAGAGAAGCAGTAAAGTAAAACAGTAAAGCACCTTTCGTTCAAGGAGCCTTTGTTCGGTACCATCTTGGTACATATCATAATTTATGCAAtctcatatttgtttaaataaattctaTCACGtttcatgtaaatgtttgtCAATAATTCAACTTTTTTCACAGCATCTGACGAGTGGCAGTCACACTGTCAGAAGGAGTTGCTTGCACCTGATTGGCTGTCTAGAGTCACCTGACCAGTCAAACAAGGTGGATCACTCTAGTGTGCAGAAACTCATTGAGAGTTTTGTTGGTGATCAGGACCCTAGAGTTAGGTCCAGCGCATTTGAAGCCTTGGTAAGTTGGACATGCTATGGTATGAATTTTTCTTTATTGttcttatgttgttgtttttcgccGAAAGTTGTCATGGTTTTGACATATCCTTGGTTTTGATGTAGCCCTGTTGGAAATCATTATTGATTAATTGAGAGCATTTACCTGTATATGATGTAATGATCACAATTGTATCAAGTCCCACAACtctaaataaagtatttattgaattatttccaaatctacttaaataatcaaacaaGCTTTGGCACCAATGTGAGgggctcttgttttttttactaactCCTTACAAACACTATTGTGCATGATATCAAATCTGAGTCTAAGTTTATGCCGACCATTGGTTGATGtgttataaattttatgtattgattGCAGTTGAAGCTACATGACCGAGGCCTGGTTTTAGAGGAGAGTTTATACAAGACAGCATGCGAAGCCCTTACAGATGATTATGAGGGGGTCAGGACAGTTGCTGTACACTTGGTCTGGGTGTTGTCTCATCTATACCCCGAAAGGTACTGATACATTGTGAAAGATAAAGATAGGGTGTTAGGCCCTAATAGATGATTATGAGGGAGTCAGGGCGGTGGCTGTACACTTGGTCTGGGCGTTGTCTCATCTTTACCCCGAAAGGTACTGATACATTGTGAAAGATAAAGATAGGGTGTTAGGCCCTAATAGATGATTATGAGGGAGTCAGGGCGGTGGCTGTACACTTGGTCTGGGTGTTGTCTCATCTATACCCCGAAAGGTACTGATACATTGTGAAAGATAAAGATAGAGTGTTAGGCCCTAATAGATGATTATGAGGGAGTCAGGGCGGTGGCTGTACACTTGGTCTGGGCGTTGTCTCATCTTTACCCAGAAAGGTACTGATACATAGTGAAAGATAAAGACAGGGTGTTAGGCCTTTACAGATGGTTATGAAGGGGTCAGGACAGTGGTTGTGCACTTGATCTGCGTGCTGGCTACTGTTGCATTGAGCCCACTTGATGTGGGCTGCTTGACAGTTATTTCAGTGGCAGTTGAGTGGTGTAGTGTCCTGTCCATAATATTATGTTCTGGTCCAGACTATGAATTGACTATGCATTGGAGGGTTTTGAATatcttcacacagatgttcttCATGAGAGTGCGTATTGCATGTAAGGACCAGGTTTATTAGTCAACAGTCAAGGTCAATCTGAACCCTATCTCCTTGTATAACTTCCTGTGGTTTTCAGTTGTGTACCAGTCCAGGGATCAGACGAGGTCCTCAGACTGGTTGACGATGGATTTGTCAGAATTTGTATCATGATCAACGACATCTCTGTCAATGTGCGGACCAAAGCTGCAAGTCTCCTGGTCAgtgatttatttgaaagaaagtttaACAGCCAACAGCTCCTGTTTTTTCGCTAGTTGAATTTTACTCTATTTATCGTTTTGTTTCACACGCCATCACTCCATTTTTTACAGCCACATAATACTACCAAAACTGTCCACCACATTATTATACCACATAAAAAACAACCTGAACCGTCTACCACATAATaatacagggatgtgatttgtccatggattcgcggaattccgcgTATCTAATGGCCccaggcccccccccccccccccccaattttttttatattttttatttttttagctgattaaaaaagatactagtgtgcttttggttgttagagttgatatcccagtttgcttcaaatttaaagtcagaagaaccctcaaaagagcttctaaaaagccagtttttcttctacggcGGTGTGCTTTTGACCCTAAAAGTGCCCCAAGAATCCTtggccgaaatggtttcagccctccagctgccaggtcaatcacatccctgtaaTACCGCATAATATTACTACATAATACTACCAAAACCACATAATGTTTCCGAAACTGGCCACCACATAATACTACCAAAACTCTCTACCACATAATTCTGCCAATACTCTCTACTACATAACATTACCAaaatggacagattttgaatgTCCATCCTTTTCTATATTTCAGGGCTCCCTTCACCTGGTCAGTGTCAAGTTCCTGGAGCAGACTCTCGACAAACAGCTCATGTCCAATATGAGGGTAGGGCAATGTGTGATTATAGTAAAGTGTTTTCCTCTACCTAAAATAGGATGAGATTGCTCTAATGGCtaaggtgtccacctctcacccaagaggttgtgggtacAACATACAAGAACCTTTATTTATGGTTGGTTattatgataacaagaaacattagctcaatgagctgttttccaacatgaataacaaatatgcaTACCAAACTTACCCCAGCAATGAAGAGCTGACTTGGAAATCCAAGCCCCACTATGGGTACTTCCTCATGGCCTTTCAAAACGAACACCAGTACTGGTATTTCCTCAGGAAACAGACCCAAGAGTGATTCTATGAAGGTTGATTCTAATCAGCTTTCATCACAAATGAGCTaaaagaaatcaataaaaactTATTCTGAAAGGACTTCTTTTTGCACAAGGTCACAAGTCtttaatctttattatttttatataatgacCCCAATCATTTTGTAATagattaataatatatgtgaaCTGGTAATTGAACAAAGAAATCACAGAAAGCCAAGAGTTATGCCCTGTTTGTAGCAgattttaattaatatcattgtttaaaaatctggcttttttacaatttggtgTCACTATTTTCACAATTCAAAGAGTCTGGCATCATTCATTAAGCAGTTACAAAAAACACTGAAAgttgataatttgtgcattgttttaatgtatgagtggatataaatacaatattaccCAGTAACATGATGACTTTCTGTgtaacatttgtatatttatgttaaaatctatttatcttttattatatacctgttcAACTTAATAGAACAGGACATATAATATTTTCACTTGTGAAATACGGGCTGGCTGATGGGTGGGCAAcgtccagtatgttgtccgaTTAATTACTTTCAAAGCCGTTTTTTCTAATCATCACCCAACTTTgacagaatgtgtatgggcagatAATCACGGTCAGGTTTGATTTCCAGCAATATCGCCACTGTCATCTCCAGAGTTATGACTCTTGAACTGGCAAAAACTGTATTAACAGTGTCCGCTCTCTGAATTTGGCTTAATGTCAAACCACTTGTCACCATCTTGGTGTCCTTAATAGAGGACGGGTGTAAATTGTAATAGTTAGCTCTTATTGTTGATAGTTTAACATTATTgtgaaagtttaaaacaaaattcatgcAACAGttgaaatacaacatatatatatattgtctgtGTGTTTAAAATGACCAGCGTAAGCGTACTGCAGCTGAGCGGGCCAAGGAACACTACACATCAGGGGTGTGGTCCTCCGGGAAAAAATGGGCAGACGACGCTCCAAAAGAAGAACTGGACCCGGAGAGTGTTAACGTTATCAACATCGGGGCATGTGGAGCCTTTGTGCATGGGCTGGAGGATGAATATTCAGGTGGGAAATACCTAGCTTTACTGTTTAATGTAGGAAACAGGTCATGGAATTGTCATAGCATTGTGTCATCTTACAAGAAGTTTAATCTCTGCTTAAactcaagatattcacatgaaacttgaaacacaTGCTATACCAGTTGCAATAGTAGTGTGGGTTCCAAggcagaaaaatgtgaaaaataaggaaatttacAGCACCCCTCtgctatacaaatattattttgaacacCATCTTGAATGTAGCAAATTCGCAAGAGCCGTCATGTGGCCAAAGGcacttttcataaacaatggACATTCTCCTAACACAACGTAtacaaataatttgtataacatgCAGGACACTTTATTCTCAAAATAAAGGTCTTGGAACCCTGACTATAGACACATTTTAGGAAAGCCCTTAATTCTGGCTTTATTGATGGTCAAGTTTTGCTTATTGTGTTCAGATTTTGCCTAACAGGACTTTAATCCTTAGGAAAATCTTAAGCGTATCTCACAATTATACATTCATGTATGTACCGAATTTCTGCTAATCTTTCTTCTCCTTAACTCCAGAGGTACGTAACTGCACCCTCGACTCTATCTGTGAGCTGGCCAGCCAGAATCCCCAGTTTGCGATCCTCAGTCAGGACAGTATAGCGGACATGTTTAATGACGAAATCGAGAGCGTAAGACATAACGCCATCAACTCTCTGAAGAAACTGAGCCAGCACTTGGAGATCAGGGAGGATCAGCTGGAGATTATGGTTGGTGTTTTGCAGGTAAGAACAATTTCCATATAAAGTTTGTGTAAGGAATATTAAACAAGGGCGAATTTGAGAATGAGAGACAGTTGTGTTAAGAAAACTCACCATGTTTTTGCACCAAGAATAGAAAAATAAGCTAAAAAGTTtccatatacagtcgaaactcgttatgtcgactttgtcgggacctagggaaaaaagtcgagataacgaacaaatttatatcaccaatcccaacacatTTGAGTTCAATTAATGTCCGATGTACGATTTCTGCAATTGAACGATCTTGTTACATATCACCATCGTGAAAACTGCAAAgggatttttgaaaaatgaagtgagaaacaaaaattatttgtgtcaaatttatttaatttacatatatgGATTACATAAAACAGATCTAAAACCATAATCACGTACACTTGCACGTTGTTAGAAAACGGTAAAGCACAAGTGACAACTTTGATAAAATAGCATTTTGACCAATGATGTCATTAACGTCCCTGTGCGTTTTGATAAATAGGTttagcaataaatgtctcttaaatcaaaaacataaacaaacaactttaaatattcacaCTTACCAATTAACCTCTAACCTTtacagtttgttattttgacatgcACGGTAATTTAGCGACATACCGCAAACGATCATTAATACTTTTGCACCTACAACttgatctacagttcgacataaggGACaaggaaaaagtgtgaaattcgaccactgaggtcgacatagcgaaaaaatcGAGAAAGTAAAATCGACACAAGCAGATTCATTTCATAAAGAATAAGAAGGATTAAATTCCGGACCGGGGAAAAAGTCGAAACAACCGGAAAGTCGAGATATCcaacgtcgacatagcgagtttggactgtaATAGATAGattatgaataaatttgatgaaaaaagaGAGCATTTAGAATACCAtgctaaaaaaattaaaaaatcccGTAGTTGAGAATCTTCACTAAGAAGCTTAAAATTGGTCCCAGGCCCTAATATCTCAAAATTTCTGTAGCATTATAAGTTTAAGTCCCTTAGTTCATTCAGCCATCATGAATGTctccaaaataaaaataataaatgagataattaaagaaatcatatcaaaacaaaaataatttatatatcttAATTTAATCCTTTTATAAGGGACTTGGATTATGTTTCCAGAACTTTTCTCCTTCCATAAAATTCAGATaaagaatatttcattaattaaataatagatGGATATCATTTCATTACATATGTTGAGGGGCATTTGTCTGCAGAGGGTCTTTTCATGGGTATTTTGGGGTATTTTGTCTGCAGGATAACTTTTTATGCGTATCTTGTCTGCAGGGGAACTTTTCATGGGTATCTTGTCTGCAGTTGAACTTTTCATGGGTATCTTGTCTGCAGGAGAACTTTTCATGGGTATCTTGTCTGCAGGAGAACTTTTCATGGGTATCTTGTCTACAGGGGAACTTTTCATGGGTATTTTGTCTGCAGGAGAACTTTTCATGGGTATCTTGTCTACAGGGGAACTTTTCATGGGTATCTTGTCTGCAGGGGAACTTTTCATGGGTATCTTGTCTACAGGGGAACTTTTCATGGGTATCTTGTCTACAGGGGAACTTTTCATGGGTATCTTGTCTACAGGGGAACTTTTCATGGGTATCTTGTCTACAGGGGAACTTTTCATGGGTATCTTGTCTGCAGGAGAACTTTTCATGGGTATCTTGTCTGCAGGAGAACTTTTCATGGGTATCTTGTCTGCAGGGGAACTTTTCATGGGTATCTTGTCTGCAGGAGAACTTTTCATGGGTATCTTGTCTACAGGGGAACTTTTCATGGGTATTTTGTCTGCAGGGGaactttcaatgtttttttatctgttGGGGATCTTTTCAAAGGTATTTTGTCTGCAGGGGGTCTTTTCAAGGGTATTTTGTCTGCAGAGGGTCTTTTCAAGTCTATTTTGTCTTCATGGGATCTTTTCAAGGGTATTTTGTCTGCAGAGGGTCTTTTCAAGTCTATTTTGTCTTCATGGGATCTTTTCAagggtatttttttctgcaggGGGTCTTTTCAAGCGTATTTTGTCTTCATGGGATCTTTTCAAGCGTATTTTGTCTTCATGGGGTCTTTTCAAAGGTATTGCAGGGGATCTTTTCAAGCGTATTTTGTCTTCATGGGGTCTTTTCAAAAGTATTGCAGGGGATCTTTTCaagcatattttgttttcatgggGTCTTTTCAAAGGTATTGCAGGGGATCTTTTCAAGCGTATTTTGTCTTCATGGGGTCTTTTCAAAGGTATTGCAGGGGATCTTTTCAAgcgtattttgttttcatgggGTCTTTTCAAAGGTATTGCAAGTGATCTTTTCAAGTGTTTTATGTCTGAAGGGGATCTTTTCAAGGGTATCTTTCCTATGGTTTTAATAGTTGTAACCAAAAGCCTCATTCaaaagcttttattaaaaaatgctgTTTATTTATGCACAGTCGATGTTTGAAATTGGCCACACCATtagatatcatttatattataaaaccattataaaatttatatactattGGTAACATGGCAAGTTCATCTACATAAATTGCAATGGCAATTATCCTGacaattgtaaataatttccTTAATTCTTCAAGGACTTTTCATACGTATCACGTGAGTCACTGCGGGACATGTTATGTGAGATGAAATTCGCCACCAAAGAATGTCTCAACACATGTGTGGTCGCCCTACTGGACAATCTGCGAAGATACCCCCAGGACAGGACCTCCATATGGAAGTATGTGGCCAGTAttaatatgttgtgtttttaaaaacaatccaCAATTATGAATCTTGACAATTTAGTATAAAATTGTTATGAAGTTGCATGATAGATTAAATACTGATTTCCTACCCTGCCTTTTTTACCAGACCTATTGTGTCTTTATCCATACCTTGACATCCTTTGGCTAGAAATGGATGAGTCCTGGGCTGAA encodes the following:
- the LOC128218764 gene encoding integrator complex subunit 4-like; translated protein: MAALLKKRALAEYSQVIQEEAPKPIKKLRLTQRAAEPEIQLNLHGLSSNDVFQALIKFEHSLPVNSAYLTQIVRTLLDHYGREKEPFVRSKVATLLAKLSIVPGISAESLAEELISLLTTEDSQKAQSHLISALCVIGQSAALNRHLHRQLVEQAQKHLTSGSHTVRRSCLHLIGCLESPDQSNKVDHSSVQKLIESFVGDQDPRVRSSAFEALLKLHDRGLVLEESLYKTACEALTDDYEGVRTVAVHLVWVLSHLYPESCVPVQGSDEVLRLVDDGFVRICIMINDISVNVRTKAASLLGSLHLVSVKFLEQTLDKQLMSNMRRKRTAAERAKEHYTSGVWSSGKKWADDAPKEELDPESVNVINIGACGAFVHGLEDEYSEVRNCTLDSICELASQNPQFAILSQDSIADMFNDEIESVRHNAINSLKKLSQHLEIREDQLEIMVGVLQDFSYVSRESLRDMLCEMKFATKECLNTCVVALLDNLRRYPQDRTSIWKCMHHLGKNCSSLALPLLPDLLCLHPYFDTPEPEMDDPAYISILVLVFNAAAGNHTALPMFQEHTWRHYTYLRDSLPDLVPQLQCEELEKTDGESSKEENSEMAVEFVKSTVEKLSDLGSLDTETATRLLNTAVSDLQQVAKIDSSTSASAECLSLFLKAQILITQLMSQHAYILTGSVTVGNLSVVVEKLLSLTGQLQTLFLGLGTNELALIRQTELKALTFRLCSTLANSQELATQMKAQGVYTNYLSSLQGMLSGEDAPTDQCTSFLLSKLTALKGSQLSNVQNILLSALKLVQPVTCPLTRKVRKAFAVIHEPARVSDNPVKFTAGLTAAIPLIADVENVARLDNVRIRVQYPDTTTTLTKPSPSDLKRHSSLSHRLVSQVLISHGHWSESSTIEVSLVLINDCERLTKFKSQSAHSSEENQSVIELCIPVKVLVSPKPHKR